A window of Plodia interpunctella isolate USDA-ARS_2022_Savannah chromosome 3, ilPloInte3.2, whole genome shotgun sequence genomic DNA:
AGCGTCAGCCGCACGCACCGGAGGATTTTCTCCTgacaaaattgtgtttcattttcaaaagCCACTGAAGTCGTGCGGCAGTGTGTGGCACGTGGAATTAACAATGTCAAAAAACGCAAGAGTACGTATATATACGTAATTCTGAcgtatatacgtatatagtACACGATAtagtatactatatatatatatatatatatatatatactactatactatacGTATATAGTATACTACTAGcgctataataaaaaaaaacaaaaataaaatgtatagtaCACTGTAGtaattttcttgtaaaaatatagcttCTTAAAACGTGTCGGTATATTGCACGTGCCGAACAATCCAGAATAAAAAGAATCATGTTGCCCTTGTAACGTCATTGCAtggcaacaaaaatattatattatataatatttgtcgGTGTTCCAACTCACCACTTGCGCCTGGCCGCCCTCAGACTTGACCCACATCTGGTTTGCGGTGAACCAGTTGCAGACAGCCTTGAAGATGTCGGCCTCCGGGGCGAAGAACGAGTCCCTCTCCAGCAGACCTTGCAGGGCTTCCTACAGGATATCAATACATGATAACTACTGCCCACGAAGCCAAAAAAGGAGACACCATATTGAAATTACTCTAAAACAAAAGTTGTGTGACGATACTCGGGGATGACGCAGACGTGTGTGGAAACTGTACTGATATGGCTCCGCCCCTTTCCGAAAATTCGATTTTCATATCAGTGACGGAAAATATGCATGTTAATCGAGTTAATCGTCTTACCAAGGCTTCTGGCTAATTGGGGTATGCTTGACCAATCTCAAAACATGTGCAATTGTGCCATCTCTCCACAATCGATGGCTCACCTCCTCGCCTATCCCGAGTGTCCAAACCCCTGTACTCgggctgacttgatggcagcttGCGATGAAGCCATCCTCgtggctcggttctggcaCGCTATAAAGCtttgatttgccatcgacacacATAAAAGAAGACAACAAGGCTTCTAGTTCTCGATAAATATTTCCTATCAATACAAGATTGTTTTGACAAAACCTTCATTTTTCTCAATTGTCAACTCACCACAGACAACTGCAAAAACGTCTCATGCTTGAGGACCTCAGCCGCGTTTCTGTCCAGGAAATTGTAACAGTAATCCATCAACGCGTCCAACCCGTACAGCCTGGGAATCAACAAAACTAATCGTTATATGGGTGAAAttcacgagcgtttgaacgcggcgtgtagtgTTTCATTGGTGTCcgacatttttctttttaataaagatttttttaaaattaaacatttataaaattaacattgtaccagtactttacttatttataaaaaaggacaataaaattaaattggttACTGTGTATGATACAATTTGCCCTAGCATTGCAATCCTAATATTACCCTAAAAGCTTAATTACAATACCTGGCGGCGTCGAGCACAGCGCAGACGTTCCGCAGCGCCAGCACCTGCCGCAGGTAGTCGGAGATGGCAGTCTCCAGCTGCTGAAAGTTGAACTGGTGCGCCAGGCCCAGCATGTCCAGCACTGTGTCCTCGCGGAGCAGGGACAAACCCATGTGACCTGGACACAAGAATCATATCTTGTTACACTGActttaatttgtgattttcGCTTTTCCCACGGGTAAAGATTACATTCATTTAGacaccaatttatttttataatacgaaAGGATATACAAAGTAGTTGTTGTAGCTAACATTGGAGAGCATCTGATTGGGGtgtttttttgtgtgtaaatAGTTGAAGAGTAACATACGCTATTTTGGGTGTGTGGCCTAGCTGCAGACAATAGCTGTATAATctagtacatataataaaaatcgtttaagtaggtacttacctgaGTAGACATATCGCAAGAGGGCCTTGAAGGCTTGAAGAGGGGCTTGCAGTTCCACTTCGgcctgtaacaaaaaatattaattttatgtttgaatgcttcaaatttactgtttttttatttgagtgtCCTGATACTAAGCAGAGCTGCCTTCTATAATCTTATTAATCTTCAGAAAGTTGCTTGTTCATTGAACTTGGCGGGTTCGATGTACATTATGGTTTTTCCTTGAagtaataagaaattaatatacacTCTCTGCAATGTACATTAGAGTCATAAGGTGCTTATGAACATAGTCTCTTGCCTGATTGGCCTCCCGCATGCCACCATACAGCAAAGCCCTGAAGTAGTCGCTGCTGGCAGCCAGGATCACCTTATGAGCGGGGATCCGCTGCCCCTCCACTATCAGAGTCACATCTGAGTACTCTGAAGACAGGCACAGTGACCCTATCTTCTCTGAGAGGTGATCTGTTAAGATAAGAAATATTcgcttaatatattttttaaacaattcagTCATTGTGTTAGTTgtacaaaactaaattttttgccttgcaataccaaatagaatggtcaagattggttgagaaacaaccagtgttgccagcaaaCTGGAGAAAGTGCCCTCATATAATTTCAGGTAACcctaatattgtaatattattacttctAAAATACTTCAGAAGTTTTTAGGTTCTGAAGTGCAATATAACTTctccgatatttttttaagaataaaaatttacccCAATGTCTATATCTTAAATAGGTtagatgttaaataaattgatagtaGGCTACTTTGTATTACATTATCAGTAAAAACTGTGAAGAAAGCCgtgcaattaattttttgtttgctttttctgtttgtttttgtgtatGGAATAAGTATGTCCTATTTtagaactaaatattttttgtatagatttatatattcttactTATATGCTCAATGTCTCCAACCCTCGTACTAGGTGTGTTGTTCACTGTCATATACTGGTGCTGGCTACTCATCTTCCACCACAGACATCAAATGCTTTTTTTGTATCTGTGAACAGATAAGACCTAATTAAAATGAGATATCCATGAATATACATCACATAGAAAACCAATGAAATAGAAgaaaaggatatttttattgcaatgaaACTAAGCCCTGGGActggaaaatttcaagaatttaGCCTATAAATCGTTTCTGAACGAAAATGTGAATCTGCAGATACAATATCAAGTGACTGTTCCAACAgtaatagatataattattgtcTATTTTTCACTTCAGTTATGTGAAATTAGATCCTTCCTTCTATTTCTAAATTACATTCCGCCGCATGAAGAGGAACTATCgttcaaatataattgtaatattgtcaatatctgCCGCAATGAAGACGGTTTCTGGTTGACCATTGTTATGAATAGCGAAAACCATAATaagcatataatatttaaggaaaTGTCTACTATGAAATCGATAATACAAGTGAATGGTTCagagaatatatataaaatatcaaaaccgACAAGCTAAGGCTGATACGTAGTAGTTTCTAGACGCCAATGAGTAAATACCTGGTACGAAAAGAAATGATGGGAAGTGTTTGCGAAATTTTAGTCACGTTGTTCGCCTtcgtttacaatatttttattagatattaaaatCGCCATGGGTTCACGCAATAATCACAACAATTAAAATCCCAGTCCCTTTTACCAAGACCAGCTAATTTGCAATCAAATCgcagaaagaaaataatgtcaaCACAAAAACAAGATCTGTCACTGTCGAACCTAAATCTCGACGACAGTGAcagtaatgaaaatatttgatggTTTTCTTTTATACTGCCAAACGTACAGTGTAGTGGAGACAtagctttatttaaaaaggaaATTCCTGAAGgagggaaaaaaataaaaacgaggAAATCGGAGAAAATGctctaggtaggtactttcaTTTTCGTATCTACGTGTTTAGACTAGTTTAGTTTTATCAATCCAATTTTAGAACCAATTTACTTTGTTAATATCATATTAGATATGAATATAACCAAAATTGAccattattgtgataaaataaagataagcGACAAGCCAGGATTAGTCATCtgagttaaattattattaacattgttACAACTGCTGAAAAATGGgatactaaaatttatttggcaataaaatagcaaacaaaataattctaaaattgtggtaaagttataaaattcatcaaaCAAAACTTGCTcttttgtatacattttagCTGAATAATCGGGCGGGAAAGCATCATTACCTAAATGCCGGTTCTTGATTGGTCAACATTTTTGACGATACCAACATAACAAGCACCAATAACGTTTTGGCAAtgttgtcaaaattattaccaGTTGTTCTAGGCAGGTAAATATCGTCGCTTtagtgaattaatttatttttctttaatgatttttaatacgTTTATAATGTTATAGTACAAAAATCGACGCCTGAAGAATTTATCTCCCCTTTGATACATTAAAATGCAGGTATGAAATTTTGGTTTGGGTGTTTCATGAACTTTTTAGTAGAAGGTTGTGGTGTTCTGTAAAAGTAGCTACAAAATGATAGTGCGATCTCGGGAAAGAAAATTAGTagcaaacattatttatataattactgtttataaatgtttatgttttctatgtttaattatttgaatgtattaaaaatgtgaaactTCCAATCATCTCTCAAGTAAGACATTTTACGACAAAAGTAAGTAGAGATGATTATTCACttcgcaatattttatttttgtatattgcaTTACAGGTCAtcaataatgatttataaaagttaaaagacTTTCtgtaatgaatttaaaaacattctcGACATCGAGAAATGGAGAGACAACAGTCTAATTCACTTCAAAACTTTGATGAACCTAAAActgaaattttgaagaaaagaTTATTAAAATCTGTTAGCGGCTCGGCCACCACTAACCTTTCGCAGAATAGTTCGCAGCACAATGTCTTACTGAATACTTTACGCGTGAGTTTTTATAGcaaaaattttacacatttacataaagtgtaaaataaatttttacttaaaaaatgtttttcaggCGCCGATATCGAGCAGCATGATCGTGTCCTCAGTGCAGGCCCCTCAGAGCTCCATGCCTATAACCCACAATTTGGTTACCCACTCCATAGCACCTATGAAAATTCATGCTAACAATGCAGGTTATCCTCTGTTATCAACTGTTCATGTGCCAGTTCAAATCCCAGGTTCTACTTCTAACATAAATGTCCCTGTCCAATTATCTGGACCAACTAGCACAGTGCCATTACAAATAGCACCAGTGAGTCTCCCTATTCAGGTGTCGGGGACCACCACAGTGCCCGTTCAGTTACCAGCAGGGGAAACCATAAATGTTCCCCTTCAAATCCCCGCGAATCAGAATATCCAGTTAGCGGGACCAACATTACCCTCTATGCCACTTTTGCAAAACCCCACCCAACCACTACATAGCTCCATAATTCATGTTCACATGGGTTCAAATTCCCGACCTACTAATATGGATGggacatctgacatgactgtGTCAAGTTCCACACAGCTGCAGATGCCTGATTCTTCTGTCCAGGTTAAGTTGAATAATCCAACAAGTGTGTCCCAAGTGCAAATGGGCCCCAATCCGGCTGTTGTACAGATTCCTAACTCAAGCAATAACTCTATTCAATTGGCTCTGCCGAACACAGGTAACTCTGGCACTGTCCAGTTGCGTGGAGCCACAAGAACAATGCCACACATGGTGTACATCCAGACGCCAACAGGCTTGAAACCGGTAACAAGCACAGAGGTGATCAGTCAGGCCAGCACAAGTGGAAATCCACCACAAATCATCGTGAGGAGACCTGTAAGTGAAaactaacataatattttaacttatgtAAATAGAAGTTGTCTTttcaattgaattattattatattttattagatagagtaataatttatgagaGGAATCAAAAATAGGTTGTTAACAATGCTATAGGTATTGATAAAATGATTTCAAAAAAGATATgatagaaaaattaatattttaaacatgctctttatccatatatttttttttattactttatatctCTTTCAGATGAACAACAACTCCAATATTGTTTTATCGAAGCCTAACATTGCTCCAAAAGCTCCATCAAATAAGTCATCAATTTTGGCTCCAGTCAACCCGGCACAACCTATAGTTATCCAAAAACCAAAAGTGAATGAAAAAAGAATGTTGCCAGTTAGTTTAGGTACCGGAACATCAGGGAAGCCAGCGATTGCCTACTTAGGCTCAGTAAAAAAATCCACAAACAAGACACCtgaaaatcaatcaatactaATATCTAATAATCAATCTAATGTTCAATCAAGtaatcaaaaactatttttaactcCTATGAATATGCCAaagatacaaaatacaaagtttatcTTGCCTGTAACCTTACCAACTGCCATGGCCTCGAAAGGCCCTTTTATCAATCTACAAATTGCCAACGGGCAGATCCAAAATGATCCACAAGGCAGCATCACAGTGATGAGGGATCCGACTCCATTGGAAGCGTCAGATATGCCCCCACTTCAGCCTTTAGGTAAAGTTACTTCAAATGGTAAAGATATTAGCTCTGTACCTCAGAGCCCTAAGAATGAGAAAGCATTCCCTTTTTCAATATCTGGCTCGAGAGCCGAGCCTACCGGTGCACAAGGAGAGTATACTTTGTCAATACCAGAAACAAATGCTTCGATGAATGAAGATGTTTACACAGTATCAATAGCTGATGATGAAAGTGGGCAAACTCATGAGTCCTTCACTCTCTCCATACCGGAGAAGGGGAAAAGTTTATTGAACAGAAGCATCCAGGACAGAGATATAGGACCTGGCCCGATTGCCGCGCCGGCCATTTTGCGGCGCTCAAACTCTGATAACAGCGATAGAAAAACTGCTAATGCTAATTTAAAACGACGCATTTCTTTGTGCAATGAAAACTTATCTAACAAGAGCATGAAGTTGACTTTGCCGCCTAAAAAGGAGAAACGTGAAGAACTACATGACTCTGATAATAACGACGACCACCGCGTCCCCTCGCTGTTCTGTGATGAAAAGTTAGACAAAGATTTAGAGGCTAAAGTTAATCTAGGTGATTCAGATATAGAAGATTATAAAGACGCAAAATCTGAGGCTATTGAAACTAATGATCATGATGCGTATTACCAAAAGGCCGATTTGAAGAAAGAGAGTACTTACGTAAAGGAACTGTCAGATGGAACATCAGAAGAAGAGCCTCCAGGGTTGCTATGGAACAATGGTGTAGCTATGCTGCACGGCAGTAACTTGCATTTTCAGACTAATGAATTTGGTCTCATTGATTTGGTTGACATCAATGATCAAGAGGAACACTCGGCTAATCCGGGTGTTAAATACCAGACTCCTTTGAAGCAGCGGGTCGAGAGGAATAATACTCAGAAGAAACGCACATCGCCTGAAGATATGTACCGTTGTGATGGCTGTGGATGTCACGGAATGGCAGCTGAATTTATCACACCTAATTTCTGCAGTTCGACTTGCCAAACTGAAGTGGAGAAGGCTTTACAAAAGAAGAAGGACAAAGAACGAGCAGAGCAAACGAAAAAGAGGAATAAACTAAAGAGATTGTTTATGAGGAAACAGCTCTCAGAGTCTGACATGCTCCAAGAGAGTAAGGATGAGAAAGTACCGTTGAAACAATACGACTCGACCCCCGCCGAGACTCAGAGCGACGATGTAAAGATTGACGATTTGGTTGTAAATGAGAAATACCCATGGATGTGCGGTAAAAACGGGTTTTCTTGGATGAGGTATCTGGACTTTTGTAAAGCTAAGGCAGTGCCGTGCAAATTGTTCAAAGATCCTTTTCCGCAACCGAATAAGAATGGTTTCAAAGTGGGGATGCGTATGGAAGCGATAGATCCTCAACACCCGTCGTTGTTTTGCGTGGTGTCTGTGGCCGAGGTCCAGGGCTATCGCATGCGACTTCACTTTGACGGGTACCCGGATCTGTACGATTACTGGGTGAATGCGGACTCAATAGACATCTTCCCTGCGAGTTGGTGTGAGAAGAACGGGCGCACTCTGAAGCCTCCGAACGGCTTCAGCGCCGCCTCGTTCTCCTGGCCTCTGTACTTGAAGCATATCAGAGCTATCGCCGCGCCGAAGAATTTGTTTCTACATGTCACAAACACGGTAAATGTCACATTTTggtttaatttcatataattaattcatttaatttcttactacaaaaaataatcataggtagtatattttttgtagtaagaaagtatattttgtcaagATTCCATGACAAAaactacaatacaattttatagtaactatatatgtatttcatcAGATCTTTTGTCCACCAATAAATATGATTCCATTCAATGGTAATTCGTTAATTTCAATAggtagtatattttttgtagtagATATCAGTCATATATTTGTAGTaagaaagtatattttgacatGATTCCatgacaaaaattacaatacgTTTTATAGTACACACatggacgacctcggtggcgcagtggtaaagtgtttgcctctgaaccgagagattccgggttcgatccccggtcgggtcatgatggaaaatgatctttttctgattggccggagtcttgtatgtttatctatatataatatatttgttataatatatagtatcgttgagttagtattccataacacaagtctcgaacttactttggggctagctcaatctgtgtgatttgtcctaatatatttatatagtacctatatatgtatttcatcAGATGTATTGTTCTACGCAGATATTCAAGCCGAACTGTTTCCGCGTGGGCATGAAGTTGGAAGCAGAAGACCGTAAGAACGAGCTGGTTTGCGTGGCGTCCGTTGCAGACGTGATGGACGGCCGGCTGCTAATCAACTTCGACAGCTGGGACGAGATGTATGACTTCTGGGTCGACCCCACTTCCCCCTACATACACCCCGTCGGCTGGGCAGAGGATAATGGCATGTCGCTCACACCGCCTAACTGTAAGTAACTGTTAAATAAGTGTCTTTTGGTGCGAGGTATGGGACAATTGGGCTTTTCAAAAACTGATCCGCGGGCAAAACCTCCACTTCAATTTAAGCGCTATAGTAAATTCGTCCAAAAGACAAGATGTTTGTGGAGATGTGGTCTGGTCCGATGGTCAAAGTCGAAAAAGTCGAGAAAGTCGGGCAAAAGTAAGTGGGAAGTGGCAATaagccatattttttatgtttttgcttCGCCGTGTAGACTGTAGTCATCAGACTttacatacttacatttttaacgGGAACATTTGCATATAAAAATCTTGATGTACTGATTGTCTTTTGTTTTCTGtctcaaaaaaattaattgcttcctaattaattacaaaattaagacAACCTCTCGTCGATtacttgaatatttaattttacatcgATTGTCTGATGAGCGAGCAAGTGTTACACTTGCTTGCATAGTTACAACTCTTCaatcaaaataagttttatcttATAAAGGGCAAGGGCAAGATGTTTGTTACATGTTccattcatcaaaataaattcagcCATTTAagagtttttttcttttttacggatttttttattagactaataaaaaaatccatattacctattagattatttttcttttcatattcactataataaacaaaataaatttaaaatttacattttgtccaaaatatttacacttaaCAATGCGTGTTATAAAAACTCCCAAGTCGATTCGAATGACGCATTTAATTATTCTACAGATAATTTCCTCATATACAAATGAggacatttaatttatcttactAGCAGCAGTTGGACGAAATCGTTCATAGGAATACCTTGTGTCATTGGTACATCCATTAAAGTAGAACAATTATAGTTGATAGTAACTCACACAAGGTATTGTAATGTTCATGACAATTTACGTGATAAAGTGCCTTTGATGTTCAGTCTAATTtctcatatatataaattgttttccgGTGCTGTGCTCGCGtaaacattacataaaaaataaatatataaaatatatcttccgatctaaaaataaagtcaaattgttaaaatagtttttgtttaatacctatttataatgtaaaatataatacatgagtaatatttttaatgtattattgtgtaaaacattttaaagaagcagttattatatgatttttatttaatgtataaaatatgcgCGTAAGATGTGTCTGCCCGttaatttgtatgaataaTGGAGTCGTAACCGCAACAGCCGACTTTCATCTGATTTCCATAATCAAAATACGCGATTGTATGCAGTTATTGTTTCGCGTCATATCGCTATGCTCCTCGTATCTTCGTAATCGAACGTTCGCATTTTGTTTACCTCTGTGCAGCATGTTTATCTAGTGCAGTCAGATTGATTATGTCCTCTGTGTCGCAATCTCGCAATGTGAATGTGTATTTCGTATACTTTAAATGTAGTGTATATTCTTAAAGTAAAACATTCGGAAGAGAGGTGAATGGCTTAAATTGAAAGAGGCCTGCACCCAGCAGTGGCGTATGAAGGGCTTGCTAATGATGTTATGGATgttggtattttattaaagtcgacaattttttttattatgccaCGGTAATatgcaatgattttgggtaGCTTGCTGTG
This region includes:
- the l(3)mbt gene encoding uncharacterized protein l(3)mbt isoform X2, whose protein sequence is MQAPISSSMIVSSVQAPQSSMPITHNLVTHSIAPMKIHANNAGYPLLSTVHVPVQIPGSTSNINVPVQLSGPTSTVPLQIAPVSLPIQVSGTTTVPVQLPAGETINVPLQIPANQNIQLAGPTLPSMPLLQNPTQPLHSSIIHVHMGSNSRPTNMDGTSDMTVSSSTQLQMPDSSVQVKLNNPTSVSQVQMGPNPAVVQIPNSSNNSIQLALPNTGNSGTVQLRGATRTMPHMVYIQTPTGLKPVTSTEVISQASTSGNPPQIIVRRPMNNNSNIVLSKPNIAPKAPSNKSSILAPVNPAQPIVIQKPKVNEKRMLPVSLGTGTSGKPAIAYLGSVKKSTNKTPENQSILISNNQSNVQSSNQKLFLTPMNMPKIQNTKFILPVTLPTAMASKGPFINLQIANGQIQNDPQGSITVMRDPTPLEASDMPPLQPLGKVTSNGKDISSVPQSPKNEKAFPFSISGSRAEPTGAQGEYTLSIPETNASMNEDVYTVSIADDESGQTHESFTLSIPEKGKSLLNRSIQDRDIGPGPIAAPAILRRSNSDNSDRKTANANLKRRISLCNENLSNKSMKLTLPPKKEKREELHDSDNNDDHRVPSLFCDEKLDKDLEAKVNLGDSDIEDYKDAKSEAIETNDHDAYYQKADLKKESTYVKELSDGTSEEEPPGLLWNNGVAMLHGSNLHFQTNEFGLIDLVDINDQEEHSANPGVKYQTPLKQRVERNNTQKKRTSPEDMYRCDGCGCHGMAAEFITPNFCSSTCQTEVEKALQKKKDKERAEQTKKRNKLKRLFMRKQLSESDMLQESKDEKVPLKQYDSTPAETQSDDVKIDDLVVNEKYPWMCGKNGFSWMRYLDFCKAKAVPCKLFKDPFPQPNKNGFKVGMRMEAIDPQHPSLFCVVSVAEVQGYRMRLHFDGYPDLYDYWVNADSIDIFPASWCEKNGRTLKPPNGFSAASFSWPLYLKHIRAIAAPKNLFLHVTNTIFKPNCFRVGMKLEAEDRKNELVCVASVADVMDGRLLINFDSWDEMYDFWVDPTSPYIHPVGWAEDNGMSLTPPNFYKDPEQFSWESYLSDTGSSPAPPRAFKPRPPNGFKPGMKLEVVDPRVPFLIRVATISEVKGHQVRVSFDGWPDDLASWMDDDSPDLHPVGWCLKTGHPLEPPLTEEELQTNGPCGVGGCRGLGSVRGGAHKQHAAASACPYRPRRPAPPPDRLADPDDGSSASRRAIPKPMKSHSVHTSTPTSDSAKDNAKPMRGRPPKHKRVEEVTKNDPASDEESASSGGWKRPHVAQHVAALALSADPTLWSQKDVAALLGRVAGAAAGAAALSARVSGAELLMASCEELVSCLRLRLGPAIKVYSAVRQLRETAT
- the l(3)mbt gene encoding lethal(3)malignant brain tumor-like protein 3 isoform X3; amino-acid sequence: MERQQSNSLQNFDEPKTEILKKRLLKSVSGSATTNLSQNSSQHNVLLNTLRAPISSSMIVSSVQAPQSSMPITHNLVTHSIAPMKIHANNAGNSGTVQLRGATRTMPHMVYIQTPTGLKPVTSTEVISQASTSGNPPQIIVRRPMNNNSNIVLSKPNIAPKAPSNKSSILAPVNPAQPIVIQKPKVNEKRMLPVSLGTGTSGKPAIAYLGSVKKSTNKTPENQSILISNNQSNVQSSNQKLFLTPMNMPKIQNTKFILPVTLPTAMASKGPFINLQIANGQIQNDPQGSITVMRDPTPLEASDMPPLQPLGKVTSNGKDISSVPQSPKNEKAFPFSISGSRAEPTGAQGEYTLSIPETNASMNEDVYTVSIADDESGQTHESFTLSIPEKGKSLLNRSIQDRDIGPGPIAAPAILRRSNSDNSDRKTANANLKRRISLCNENLSNKSMKLTLPPKKEKREELHDSDNNDDHRVPSLFCDEKLDKDLEAKVNLGDSDIEDYKDAKSEAIETNDHDAYYQKADLKKESTYVKELSDGTSEEEPPGLLWNNGVAMLHGSNLHFQTNEFGLIDLVDINDQEEHSANPGVKYQTPLKQRVERNNTQKKRTSPEDMYRCDGCGCHGMAAEFITPNFCSSTCQTEVEKALQKKKDKERAEQTKKRNKLKRLFMRKQLSESDMLQESKDEKVPLKQYDSTPAETQSDDVKIDDLVVNEKYPWMCGKNGFSWMRYLDFCKAKAVPCKLFKDPFPQPNKNGFKVGMRMEAIDPQHPSLFCVVSVAEVQGYRMRLHFDGYPDLYDYWVNADSIDIFPASWCEKNGRTLKPPNGFSAASFSWPLYLKHIRAIAAPKNLFLHVTNTIFKPNCFRVGMKLEAEDRKNELVCVASVADVMDGRLLINFDSWDEMYDFWVDPTSPYIHPVGWAEDNGMSLTPPNFYKDPEQFSWESYLSDTGSSPAPPRAFKPRPPNGFKPGMKLEVVDPRVPFLIRVATISEVKGHQVRVSFDGWPDDLASWMDDDSPDLHPVGWCLKTGHPLEPPLTEEELQTNGPCGVGGCRGLGSVRGGAHKQHAAASACPYRPRRPAPPPDRLADPDDGSSASRRAIPKPMKSHSVHTSTPTSDSAKDNAKPMRGRPPKHKRVEEVTKNDPASDEESASSGGWKRPHVAQHVAALALSADPTLWSQKDVAALLGRVAGAAAGAAALSARVSGAELLMASCEELVSCLRLRLGPAIKVYSAVRQLRETAT
- the l(3)mbt gene encoding uncharacterized protein l(3)mbt isoform X1, which codes for MERQQSNSLQNFDEPKTEILKKRLLKSVSGSATTNLSQNSSQHNVLLNTLRAPISSSMIVSSVQAPQSSMPITHNLVTHSIAPMKIHANNAGYPLLSTVHVPVQIPGSTSNINVPVQLSGPTSTVPLQIAPVSLPIQVSGTTTVPVQLPAGETINVPLQIPANQNIQLAGPTLPSMPLLQNPTQPLHSSIIHVHMGSNSRPTNMDGTSDMTVSSSTQLQMPDSSVQVKLNNPTSVSQVQMGPNPAVVQIPNSSNNSIQLALPNTGNSGTVQLRGATRTMPHMVYIQTPTGLKPVTSTEVISQASTSGNPPQIIVRRPMNNNSNIVLSKPNIAPKAPSNKSSILAPVNPAQPIVIQKPKVNEKRMLPVSLGTGTSGKPAIAYLGSVKKSTNKTPENQSILISNNQSNVQSSNQKLFLTPMNMPKIQNTKFILPVTLPTAMASKGPFINLQIANGQIQNDPQGSITVMRDPTPLEASDMPPLQPLGKVTSNGKDISSVPQSPKNEKAFPFSISGSRAEPTGAQGEYTLSIPETNASMNEDVYTVSIADDESGQTHESFTLSIPEKGKSLLNRSIQDRDIGPGPIAAPAILRRSNSDNSDRKTANANLKRRISLCNENLSNKSMKLTLPPKKEKREELHDSDNNDDHRVPSLFCDEKLDKDLEAKVNLGDSDIEDYKDAKSEAIETNDHDAYYQKADLKKESTYVKELSDGTSEEEPPGLLWNNGVAMLHGSNLHFQTNEFGLIDLVDINDQEEHSANPGVKYQTPLKQRVERNNTQKKRTSPEDMYRCDGCGCHGMAAEFITPNFCSSTCQTEVEKALQKKKDKERAEQTKKRNKLKRLFMRKQLSESDMLQESKDEKVPLKQYDSTPAETQSDDVKIDDLVVNEKYPWMCGKNGFSWMRYLDFCKAKAVPCKLFKDPFPQPNKNGFKVGMRMEAIDPQHPSLFCVVSVAEVQGYRMRLHFDGYPDLYDYWVNADSIDIFPASWCEKNGRTLKPPNGFSAASFSWPLYLKHIRAIAAPKNLFLHVTNTIFKPNCFRVGMKLEAEDRKNELVCVASVADVMDGRLLINFDSWDEMYDFWVDPTSPYIHPVGWAEDNGMSLTPPNFYKDPEQFSWESYLSDTGSSPAPPRAFKPRPPNGFKPGMKLEVVDPRVPFLIRVATISEVKGHQVRVSFDGWPDDLASWMDDDSPDLHPVGWCLKTGHPLEPPLTEEELQTNGPCGVGGCRGLGSVRGGAHKQHAAASACPYRPRRPAPPPDRLADPDDGSSASRRAIPKPMKSHSVHTSTPTSDSAKDNAKPMRGRPPKHKRVEEVTKNDPASDEESASSGGWKRPHVAQHVAALALSADPTLWSQKDVAALLGRVAGAAAGAAALSARVSGAELLMASCEELVSCLRLRLGPAIKVYSAVRQLRETAT